One genomic window of Fusarium fujikuroi IMI 58289 draft genome, chromosome FFUJ_chr01 includes the following:
- a CDS encoding related to acetate regulatory DNA binding protein FacB, producing the protein MDPGLSSSSNVSPRPGPQSNRKERGAIAAQACETCRNRKQRCDEQRPKCGTCQRFKLDCRYREPQPTKKDKTLVEILDRLKTVESKLDNLGQRENTTPPLFTNPQPPAVYSTNTPLLVDPDSHDPLPGTSLPNHPTSPTPNRDTGGFRYDSSVSKMSEWPVVRQMFESLGQKAPSAMGEIPAIPRGLRASNVTLPSDGLQTVGIPSNSTLQIPLHLSGSTSTLNLSPPSVDWETMQRLSKAYFDVINMLHPILDRQWFNSNVLSSIINNGFQEGALSSLVLLVFALGEVALTTSEVPISAYKQRPSGIKGGTIDRPPGLAYFNEARKRMGFGMSEVSLQNAQMLALASLYYSSCGQALECWRMNVYASLACQGLITSKPDELHGPLTDLVKRVFWHCSIMETCFHMEFGLHLTGLEKLEETIGLPDFSGPMTDEDYIVNQQTHFHEHFASQIVLRRLSVNFHSVLNKTFGTEASLPPLTGFAPFNISSSPGTAAVMKQLDAQLEQWKGMLPSHLRWQDNHDVAFAEPSHNAFGDVYTEESLQSNCMFTPDLDTPPATYPFAADIQTALLRTRYSYNKHLIHRPCIFKALHHPESLTREDAEGAAECLKASIKWPIALSPPCTNKRLVPITFFWSQNLLGVLILLHLSQQHPMLSRIRSSLCGQRFDVDASQTVTVYLDWLRDMKKIDSTANWCWNIARLVYQLDD; encoded by the exons ATGGATCCAGGACTATCCTCATCCAGCAACGTCTCTCCAAGACCTGGGCCGCAAAGTAATCGAAAAGAGCGCGGTGCCATTGCAGCTCAG GCTTGTGAGACGTGCCGCAACCGAAAACAAAGATGTGATGAACAAAGGCCAAAGTGCGGTACATGCCAGAGATTCAAGCTCGACTGTCGATACCGAGAACCCCAACCAACAAA GAAGGATAAGACTCTGGTTGAGATTCTAGACCGACTCAAGACTGTCGAAAGTAAGCTTGACAACCTGGGTCAAAGGGAAAATACGACTCCTCCCCTCTTCACCAACCCTCAACCTCCAGCCGTTTATTCCACCAACACGCCGCTACTGGTGGATCCCGACTCCCACGATCCTCTTCCAGGCACATCCTTACCCAATCATCCTACAAGTCCAACGCCCAACCGTGACACAGGCGGCTTTCGCTATGACTCGTCTGTGTCTAAGATGTCAGAATGGCCCGTTGTGCGCCAGATGTTCGAAAGCCTTGGCCAGAAGGCTCCATCCGCCATGGGTGAGATTCCTGCAATTCCGAGAGGACTTCGCGCCTCAAACGTTACTCTGCCATCCGACGGACTCCAAACGGTAGGAATACCAAGTAACAGCACCCTGCAGATACCCCTGCACCTCTCAGGCTCTACCTCGACCCTTAACCTCAGCCCCCCAAGTGTGGACTGGGAGACCATGCAAAGACTCAGCAAGGCTTATTTCGATGTCATCAACATGCTCCATCCTATCTTGGACAGACAGTGGTTCAACTCGAACGTACTGAGTTCAATCATCAATAATGGATTTCAAGAAGGAGCGCTTTCATCCCTTGTACTGCTTGTCTTTGCGCTTGGAGAGGTGGCGCTCACCACATCAGAAGTGCCAATCTCGGCTTACAAGCAGCGACCATCTGGAATCAAGGGAGGTACTATCGATCGGCCACCTGGTCTTGCTTATTTCAATGAGGCACGGAAAAGGATGGGGTTTGGTATGAGTGAAGTCAGCCTGCAAAATGCGCAGATGTTGGCGCTTGCTTCGCTCTACTACTCAAGCTGCGGACAAGCTCTA GAATGTTGGAGGATGAATGTTTATGCGTCTTTGGCCTGCCAGGGTCTAATAACGAG CAAACCTGACGAATTACACGGCCCCCTAACAGATCTGGTCAAGCGAGTCTTCTGGCACTGCTCAATCATGGAAAC GTGCTTCCACATGGAGTTTGGACTACACCTGACTGGGCTAGAAAAGCTGGAGGAAACAATTGGTCTCCCTGACTTCAGTGGACCGATGACTGACGAGGACTATATCGTCAATCAACAAACTCACTTTCATGAGCATTTCGCTTCTCAAATCGTTCTCCGAAGGCTCTCGGTCAATTTCCATTCTGTTCTCAACAAGA CCTTTGGCACAGAGGCCTCTCTGCCCCCCCTTACGGGGTTCGCTCCCTTCAACATCTCTTCGAGTCCCGGGACCGCAGCTGTCATGAAACAACTCGACGCACAGCTAGAGCAGTGGAAGGGCATGTTACCCAGCCATCTAAGATGGCAGGATAATCACGATGTGGCCTTCGCGGAGCCTTCACATAATGCCTTTGGTGACGTATATACGGAAGAATCTCTTCAGAGCAATTGCATGTTTACGCCGGATCTTGATACTCCACCAGCCACGTATCCGTTCGCAGCCGACATACAAACCGCACTTCTCCGAACACGATACAGCTACAACAAACACCTCATACACAGACCCTGCATTTTTAAGGCTCTTCATCACCCTGAGAGCCTGACTCGGGAGGATGCTGAAGGTGCGGCAGAATGTCTCAAAGCCTCGATTAAGTGGCCCATTGCCTTATCACCCCCATGTACCAACAAACGACTTGTGCCGATCACTTTCTTCTGGTCACAGAATCTTCTGGGCGTTCTAATTCTGTTGCATTTATCGCAGCAGCACCCCATGTTGAGTCGGATCCGGTCGTCGCTTTGCGGGCAACGCTTCGATGTGGATGCCTCCCAAACGGTTACAGTATATTTAGACTGGCTACGCGACATGAAAAAGATAGATTCAACGGCGAACTGGTGCTGGAATATCGCTCGCTTGGTCTATCAATTGGATGATTAG
- a CDS encoding related to transporter protein HOL1, with the protein MPLGILEAKGIEHVPGTTQYFDDPSRPQIAGEHHGNLKRVQVGTETIILIPQPSDDPNDPLNWSLLRRDLITFLLCFAGILATALGPILAANTITISLLFSKDFTKVALLTGYFLLGCGAGAIFFVPSGRIWGKRHLFLIGILILIASSAWAGSVGTNYGSFIGARIVQGVGCAPYESLLNAAVGDLYFVHQRGVRMAFTNLAVFGGAFFTPILVGKITDSMGWKWTFYFVAIFLAATLPAIFFFCPETAYRREASLNTDTTGELGIELTTKDKRQTSSPQAESGSSHSPELTQHSAGFTFLPKSNALQPIGHSNTPKKTFLQSISLFDGRKTDERYWVLLLRPFPLLTHPAFIWGCLIQGAMIGWTVFIGVIVAAIFIGSPYYWDEVDAGYTYTGPFIGAVLGFVLAGLLADTSVKYMTKLNKGVYEPEFRILLVIPMMIIGGIGLYGFALTAPGVINKQYSYVIPLMFFGFEVAGMVIGAVASSLYIVDAYRDLTIEGFTIMIIFKNFFSFILTFFAYDWINQGGIERTMLAIASIQVVVCLLSIPMYIYGKRVRAFYYRHDLLDMTGLR; encoded by the exons atgccTCTGGGGATCCTCGAAGCAAAGGGGATCGAGCATGTTCCTG GCACAACGCAGTACTTTGACGATCCGTCTCGACCCCAGATAGCTGGCGAGCATCATGGAAACCTCAAGCGCGTACAAGTTGGGACCGAAACCATTATCCTC ATCCCTCAGCCTTCTGATGATCCAAACGATCCGCTGAACTGGTCGCTTTTGCGACGCGACCTGATTACCTTTCTACTCTGCTTCGCGGGTATTCTTGCTACCGCACTCGGCCCTATCCTCGCTGCCAATACGATTACAATATCTCTGCTCTTCTCAAAAGACTTCACAAAAGTTGCCCTGTTGACTGGATATTTCCTACTGGGTTGCGGCGCTGGTGCTATTTTCTTCGTTCCGTCCGGCCGCATCTGGGGAAAGCGACACTTGTTCCTCATAGGTATCCTCATTCTTATCGCCTCCAGCGCGTGGGCCGGGTCTGTAGGAACCAATTATGGAAGTTTCATTGGAGCCAGAATTGTTCAAGGTGTTGGTTGCGCACCCTATGAGAGCTTGCTCAATGCAGCTGTGGGTGACCTCTACTTTGTCCACCAGCGAGGTGTGAGAATGGCCTTCACGAACCTGGCGGTCTTCGGTGGTGCCTTCTTCACTCCCATCTTGGTGGGTAAAATTACTGATTCCATGGGATGGAAGTGGACGTTCTACTTCGTTGCCATCTTTCTTGCTGCTACGCTCCCGgccattttcttcttctgccctGAGACGGCATATCGACGAGAAGCCAGCCTGAACACTGACACAACCGGTGAGCTAGGAATAGAATTGACTACCAAGGATAAACGTCAAACGTCGTCACCACAGGCAGAGTCCGgatcttctcattctccagAACTGACACAGCACTCGGCTGGTTTCACCTTCTTGCCTAAGTCCAATGCTCTTCAACCAATCGGCCATTCTAATACACCTAAGAAGACCTTTCTTCAGTCGATTTCTCTGTTTGATGGCCGGAAGACGGACGAGCGATACTGGGTCCTTTTGTTGCGACCATTTCCCCTCCTCACTCATCCAGCATTTATCTGGGGCTGCCTGATCCAGGGAGCCATGATCGGCTGGACAGTATTTATCGGAGTTATTGTCGCCGCCATTTTCATAGGGTCTCCTTACTActgggatgaggttgatgccgGCTACACTTACACGGGCCCATTCATCGGTGCCGTCCTAGGTTTTGTCCTGGCCGGTCTGCTCGCTGACACAAGCGTCAAGTACAtgaccaagctcaacaaagGCGTGTACGAACCAGAGTTTCGCATTCTTCTTGTGATCCCCATGATGATCATTGGAGGAATCGGATTATATGGGTTCGCCTTGACGGCACCTGGTGTGATAAATAAGCAATACTCATATGTCATACCTCTGATGTTTTTCGGGTTTGAAGTCGCGGGGATGGTCATTGGTGCTGTGGCCAGCTCACTTTACATTGTTGATGCCTATC GGGATTTGACCATTGAGGGCTTCACCATCATGATCATATTCAAGAACTTTTTCAGTTTCATTTTGACTTTCTTTGCCTACGATTGGATTAATCAGGGTGGTATCGAACGAACAATGCTGGCGATCGCCTCAATTCAAGTGGTGGTgtgccttctcagcatcccTATGT ACATCTACGGTAAGCGGGTGCGGGCATTCTACTATCGCCATGATTTGCTTGATATGACTGGTCTTCGCTAG
- a CDS encoding probable 2,4-dienoyl-CoA reductase SPS19 — MPVSESEYLSPVWRDGIFNGRVVFVTGGAGSICSMQTRALVRLGANACIIGRSVEKTELAAKDIASVREGAKVIGIGGCDVRKIDSLQAAAERCVKELGGIDYVIAGAAGNFVAPIEGLSSNAFKTVMDIDVLGTFNTIKATMPHLLESSTPRIIYVSATFHYTGMPLQAHVSAAKASIDSLMASVALEYGPRGVTSNVIAPGGIDGTEGLARLGSDAESEKKRYAKGIPLGRAGTVRDIADATVFLFSDAGSYVSGQVLAVDGAAWRRQGAIGVGTEAGMEYPDYILNGEFSKNLRDPRKNGKAKL, encoded by the exons ATGCCCGTTTCCGAGTCTGAGTATCTCAGCCCCGTCTGGCGTGATGGGATCTTCA ATGGTCGCGTTGTCTTTGTGACTGGCGGTGCAGGAAGCATCTGCAGCATGCAGACGCGAGCATTAGTTCGTCTGGGTGCAAATGCATGCATCATTGGTCGAAGTGTCGAGAAGACAGAGCTAGCGGCCAAAGACATCGCGAGTGTAAGAGAGGGAGCCAAGGTGATAGGAATCGGCGGATGTGATGTTCGAAAG ATCGACAGTCTtcaggctgctgctgagcgaTGTGTCAAAGAGCTTGGAGGGATCGACTATGTCAT CGCTGGTGCAGCTGGCAACTTTGTCGCTCCCATTGAAGGCCTCAGCTCCAATGCATTCAAGACGGTAATGGACATCGATGTCTTGGGAACATTCAACACAATCAAGGCGACAATGCCCCATCTCCTGGAGAGCTCAACCCCTCGTATCATCTACGTCTCTGCCACTTTCCATTACACCGGCATGCCTCTCCAGGCACACGTCTCTGCGGCTAAAGCATCTATTGACTCACTCATGGCGTCCGTCGCCCTGGAGTATGGACCAAGAGGGGTGACAAGCAACGTAATTGCCCCAGGAGGTATTGATGGCACTGAGGGTCTGGCCAGATTGGGGAGCGATGCGGaaagcgagaagaagagatacGCCAAGGGTATCCCGCTGGGCCGCGCTGGAACTGTACGAGATATCGCAGATGCGACAGTCTTTTTGTTCAGCGACGCCGGAAGCTATGTCAGTGGACAAGTCCTAGCTGTCGATGGTGCTGCATGGAGACGCCAGGGAGCCATCGGCGTGGGAACGGAGGCTGGCATGGAGTACCCGGATTATATCCTCAACGGAGAGTTCTCAAAGAACCTGCGAGATCCAAGAAAGAACGGAAAGGCCAAGTTGTAA